The DNA sequence TGCTGGGCTCGGTGAACGCCATGGACGAGGACGCGGACGGCGTGGTGCTCGCCCCCGCCGCCTGCTACCCGGTCTACCCCGGGCTCGCGGACGGCACGGTCGGGGAGCAGGCCCACTTCGACGTGGCCGGCTACTGCTACCGCCACGAGGCCACCAGCGAGCTCGGCCGGTTCCGGACGTTCCGGATGCGCGAGTTCGTCACCGTCGGCGCCGAGGAGCCGGTGACCGCCTGGCGGAACGCCTGGATCGAGCGCGGCGAGAAGCTCTTCGCCGAGCTCGGCGTGGCCGTCGAGGTGAAGTCGGCCACCGACCCGTTCTTCGGCCCCGGCGGGCGCCTGATGCGCGCCAGCCAGCTGGAGCAGGACCTGAAGTACGAGTTCGTGGCCAAGGTGTCCCCCGAGGACCCCGGCACGGCCATCGCCTCCGCCAACTGCCACAAGGACCACCTGGGCGCCCGGTTCGCCGTCCGGCTGCCCGGCGGCGGCACCGCGCACAGCGCCTGCGCCGCCTTCGGCCTGGAGCGCATCGCACTCGCCCTGATCAACGCCCACGGCGACGACCTGAACGACTGGCCCGCGCTCGCCGCGGCCCTGCCCACCCCCGGGAGCCCGGCATGACGCACGTCCCCCACCACCTGGTCACCGGCGCCACCGGTTTCGTCGGCGGCGCCCTCGTCCTCGAACTCCTCGCCCGCACCGACGCCGAGATCCACTGCGTCGTCCGGCCGCGCAAGGACCTCTCCGCCGAGGAGCGGCTGCGCTCCGCGCTGACCACGGCCGCCGCCTCGTACGGCATCACGGACCTCGACGAGGCCATCGCCACCCGCTGCCACCCCGTCGAGGGCGACCTCACCGCCGAGGCGTGCGGCGTCGACGCGGCCGCGCTGCCCGAGGTCGAGCAGGTCTGGCACGTCGCCGCCTCGCTCGCCTACGAGGAGCACCGCCGGGAGGAGATCCTCCGCGACAACCTCGGCGGCACGCGGCACGTCCTGGAGCTGGCCCGGGCGCTGAAGTCGCCCACGTTCAACTACGTTTCGACGGCCTACGTGGCCGGCGACCGCACCGGCTTCATCCCGGCCGAGCGGGTCGGCGAGGGCGTGGTCAGCAACAACGCCTACGAGCACAGCAAGATCCAGGCCGAACGGGCCGTCTACGCGGCCGGGTTCGAGCGCACCCGCATCTTCCGCCCCAGCATCGTCATCGGCCACAGCCGCACCTTCGCGGCGACCAGCTTCACCGGCCTCTACGGCTTTGTGAAGGGCCTCCAGAAGGCCCGCTCGGAGGTCCGCGCCACCCTCGGCGACATGCTCGTCTTCCGCCCGCTGCGGCTCCGCGCCACCGAGGACGCGCTGGTCAACTTCATCCCCGTCGACCACGTCGTCTCGGCGGCCGTCGGCGTGGCCCTGGCGGACGGCCCCACCGACGTCTACCACCTGGCCAACACCGAGCAGCCGACCGTCGGCGACACCCTCGCGGAGCTGTGCGACCAGCTCGCGATCAAGCACCCGCACTACGTCGACAGCACCGACGAGTTCACGCTTATTGACGAACGGGTCGACGAGCGCGTTGAGTTCTACCGATCGTACGTCAACGGCACCAAGGACTTCGACGTCGCCAACGTGCAGAAGCTGCTCGGCGACGACGTCCTCAGCCACGCCCTGCCGCGCGAGCGGCTCGCCGAGTTCATCGGCTGGTACCTGGAGCACCACCGCGCACGGAAGGGAAAGAACGCGTGAAGCGCGAAGGCATCGAGTCCTGGGATCTCGCCTACGACGGCAAGCAGGACCTCCACGAGACGGAGGACGGCTGCAAGCTGTACTACGAGATGCGCGGCGAGAGCGGCCCGGTGGTCACCTTCGTCTCCACCATCTACGTGGTCAGCACCGCCTGGCGGAACTTCACCGGCTCCCTGGTGGACGGCCACCGGCTGCTCACCTACGACCTGCGCAACCAGGGCGCGTCGGAGAGCAAGCCGGCGGATTTCGCCCGGCACGCCGACGACCTGCGGTCGCTGCTCGACGGACTGGGGATCGAGAAGACGTACCTGGTCGGCACCTCCATCTCCACCCTGATCTGCCGCGACTTCGCCGTCGCCCACCCCGACCGGGTGGCCGGCCTGGTGCTCGTCGGCCCGCCGCTCAGCCCGAAGGGCTCGTCGCGCCGCCGCCGCATCGCCAAGTCCTGGCTGAACGCCCTGGAGACGGGCGGGCCGCGAGCCCTGTTCGACCTCATCTACCCGCTGGTCTTCGGCGAGAAGGCCATCGCCGAGGGCGGCTCCGGCGCCTACCTCGCCCTCCGCGAGCGCTTCCTCGCCATGAACTCCACCGCCCAGCTCGCCGCCAACCTGCGCGAGGCGCTGGAGGCGGACGACAAGGCCGAGCTGCTGGAGCGGATCCCCGCGCCGACGCTGCTGCTCAGCGGCGACGACGACTTCTCGACGACGGAGTCCACGCTGCGGAACGTCGCGGGGCTGCTGAAGAGTGCCGCCGTCGAGATCATCGAGGAGTGCGGACACCTGCCGTACTTCGAGCGTCCGGACGAGTTCCAGGACGCGATCGCCCGGTTCGTGGCGTCCGCCGAGGGCGGCGGGTTCCCGGAGACGTTCGTGCCGCGGGCGGTTGGAGCACTGGTATGACGGACGACATCCTGAAGCGGCTGGTCGCCCTGCTGGAGCGGGTCGCCGCCGTCGAGCTGGACGGCCGGCCGGTCACCGAGACGGGCCCGGACTCGCTGCGGGCGCTGGGACTGACGTCGGTGCGGCTGATGGAGTTCCTGGTCGCGGTCGAGGACGAGTTCGATCTGATCTGGGACGACGATGTGGAGGAAGCGGTGATCGGGTCGCTGGAGGGGATGGCCCGGTACATCGCGGAGGGGGCGGCGGTGCGCGCCGGATAGCCGGGGGGTTCGCCCCAGTCCCTCCCCCCAGAGGGGGTACCCCCACCTTCGCCGTTTCCTGGGGCTGCGCCCCAGACCCCCTTGTCGCGGCTTCGCCGCTCGTCCTCAAACTCCCCCAGAGGGGGGACCCCCAACGGGCTGAATATCGCGCCTGGGCGCACACTCCAGCCCGTCCGGCGTTTGAGGACCTCGCGGCGAAGCCGCGATGCCGGGGCGCGGGCCCTCCCGCAAGAAACGGTGAAAGGGCGGGACAGGGGCACCTACAACCACCTCGCCCACAGCAACGTTCACTCACGACCACAGGTGGACCCAGTGACCGCAGAAACAACAAAGGCCAAGCGCCCAGCGTTCCTCACCGACTACACCCCCACCCGCTACCGCAAACGCCTCACCCCCCTCTCCCGAGTCCCCATCACCGGCCGCATCGGCGAGGTCTGGCACCTCGCCGCCCAGCGCCACCCCCGCAACCCCGTCATCGTCGACCGCGCCCCCGACGTCGACCGCGAGGGCCCGCTGGAGCGCAGCTACCTGCAGTGGGCCGCGCTCGTCGACGACCTCGCGTCCCGGCTGCACGCGCTGGGCGTGCAGGAGTGGGACCGGGTCGCCGTCGTGAAGCGGAACCACCTCGACGTCGCCCTGCTCGCCTCCGCCGCCGCGCGGATCGGCGCCGTGCCCGCGCTGATCACCGACCACCACGACGCGCGCACCCTCGCGGTGATGCTCGGCCGGCTGGAGAAGCCGTTCCTGATCACGGACCGGCAGGCGCTGGAGCGCATGGGTCTCGACAAGGAGGCCGTCGCCGAGCTCACCGAGAAGACGGCCTGCGTCGACGACGTCCCGGAGGACCGGCCCGACGTCGTCTCCTTCGACGGGCTGCGCGGCGGACCGGTCGTCGAACCCCGGCTTCGCGCCTGGGAGGAGCCGATGGTCATCACCCACACCTCGGGCACCACCGGCGTCCCCAAGCTCGTACTGCACTCGGCCGAGTCGCTGTACTCGCTGGGCCTGGTCGAGGCCGAGCGGTGGCCGTTCTTCCGGCTGCGGGACGACGACACCGTCGCGTTCTGCGAGCCGTACTCGCACCAGCGCATCATCACCGGGCTGCTGCCGCTGGCGACCGTCGCGCCCAAGCTCGTCATGATGTCGGACCCGCTCGCGCCGGTCGTCCGCGAGCTGCTCGTCGAGCACAAGCCGACGTTCGTCGAGACGCTGCCCAACGCCTTCCTCGCCTGGGAGGAGCTGGCGCAGGACCCGGCGAAGCCGTTCGCGAACGTCCGCGTCTTCGTCAACTCCTTCGACGCCATCCACACCCGCACCGTGCGCACCTTCCTCGCCGCGACCGAGCGGAAGCTGCCGGTCTGGGTGCAGTCCTGGAGCCAGACCGAGGCCGGCGCGGTGGCCATCCGCCCGTACACGCGCGGCTCGGTCAAGCGGCGCGGCCACCGGCCGCCGCCCACCCAGGTCCTCGGCTGGCCCGTCCCGGGCTTCGGCAGGCTCCGCGCCGTCGACCCGGACACGGGCGTGCCGGTGCGCCGGGGCGAGGTCGGCCTGATCCAGTTCTCCGCGCCGGGCCGCTGCCTCACCTACGTCGGCGAGAAGGAGCGGCACGACCTCAAGCGCGAGGGCCACTGGTGGAACCTCGGCGACATGGCGGTCATCAACCGCCTCGGCGCCGTCCGGCTCATCGACCGCGAGGTCGACCGGATCCCCGGCGCCAGCGCCCTGGAGATCGAGGACGTGCTGCTGGACCGGCTGCCGCGGACCACCGAGGTCATCGTCCTCGCCGTCGCGGGCGGGAAGCCGCAGCCCGTCTACAGCTCCCAGTTCGACCAGCCCGTGACCGAGGCGCAGTGGCGCGCGGCCACCGCCGATCTGCCGGAGATGGCCGAGCCCATCCACATCCGGTGGGAGGAGTTCCCCCGAACCGCCACGTGGAAGGTGCGCCGCGTCATGCTCCGCGAGCAGCTGCTCGAGGACGCCGACGGCATCGGATACGGCACCTGGACGTAGCGGTCACGTCAACCGGCCGCGAGGGCGCGGCGCGCGGACCCCGCTCGCGGGCACGCCCGCGCGCCGTGCCGTCCGGCCGGCCGACCCGCTGAGAGGAAACATGACAACCCAGACCGAGAGCGGCGGTACGGCACCAGGGGCGCTGGAGGCCGGCCACCCCCGCAGGTGGCTGATCGTCGGCGCGATGTCGCTGTGCATGTTCATCGCCGTCATGGACAACACCGTCCTGACCGTGGCCCTGGCCTCCATCCAGAAGGACCTGGACGCCTCCAACGCCTCGCTCCAGTGGTCGATGGACGCCTACACGCTCACCTTCGCGGCCCTGCTGCTCACCGCCGGACTGCTCGGCGACCGCTACGGGCGGCGCAGGGTGCTGGTGGCCGGGCTGGTGTTCTTCGCCCTGGTCTCCGCCGCCGGCGCGTGGTCCGGGAGCGCGGGCCAACTCATCGGCTGGCGCGCCGCGATGGGCGTCGGCGCGGCGGTGGTGCCCGGCTGCACCATGGCCGTGATCACCACCGCCGTGCCGCGGCACGAGCGGGCCAAGGCCATCGGCCTCTGGTCCGCCGCGGCCGGCGTCGGCATCGCCGCCGGCCCGATCATCGGCGGCGCCCTGCTGGAGCACTTCTGGTGGGGCTCCGCCCTGCTGGTGAACGTGCCGTTCGTGCTGGTGGCGATCGGCCTGATCGTCTTCTGCGTGCCGGAGAACCGCGGCGGCAACAGCACCGCCCGGATCGACCTCCCCGGCGTCCTGCTCTCCACCGCGGCCACCGGCGCCCTGGTGTTCGGCATCATCGAGGGCGGCGAACGCTCCACCCTCGCCGATGCGATCGTCTGGGTGCCGCTGGTCGCGAGCGTCCTCCTCTACGCCGTCCTGGCGAAGGTGGAGCGGCGGGCCGCCAACCCGGCCGTCGACCTCGGGCTGCTGCGCAGGCCGCGGTTCGCGGCGGGCTCCGGAGCCCTCGCGATCATCTTCTTCACCGCGATGGGCGCCAGCTTCGTCGTCGTCTTCTACCTCCAGATCCTGCGCGGCTACAGCCCGTTGGACTCCGGGCTGCTGATGCTGCCGCTCGCCGTCGGCTCGATGATCAGCGCCGGGGTGAGCGACGGACTGGTGAAGCGGTTCGGCGCGGCCTCCGCCATCGCGGTGGGCGCGGTGCTGATGTCCGCCGGGCTGGGGCTGATCGGCCTGCTCGGCGCGTCCACGCCCATCTGGCGGTTCGGCGCGGCCCAGTTCGTCGGCGGCCTCGGCTTCGGCCTGGCGTTCTCCGCGGCGATGGCGGCGACCGTCGCCATGGTCCCGGAGGAGAAGGCGGGCGCCGGCAGCGCCCTCGCCAACACCGCGCGGCACGTCGGCAGCGCCCTGGGCATCGCCGTGCTCGGCGCGGTCCTCGGCGCGGTGTACCGCCACAAGCTCGGCGACACCACCGACCCGCTGCCCGCCTCCGTCCGCGACCAGGCCGGGGACTCCCTCGGCAGCACGGCGGGCGCGCTGCACGAGGTGACCGAGCGGGCGAGAGAGCTCCAGGGCGCCCGGGACGCCGCGTCACAGGCGGAGCTCAAGGAGCTGCTGCCCGCCGTCCGGTCGGCCCGGACCATCCTCGACCGGGCGGCGGACGCGTTCCTCGACGCCCTGCAGACCACCATGTGGCTGACCGCCGGGATCGGCCTGCTCTCCGCCGTCGTCGCGCTGGTGTGGCTGCGCGGCGCGGCGGCGGCCGACGCCGGTACGGAGGCCGGTGCGCCGGCCGGTTCCAAGGACGGTGAGTCCGCCGCGCCCGCCACTGCCGCGGGGGACACGTCGGCCGTCTGATCCGGGGCCGGGCACCCCCGGCCCTCCTACCCCTCACCCCCCTGCCCCGCGGGTCCGACCGGCCCGCGCGGGCGTACCGAATGGAGCGCGTTCCGTGGCAGCCCGAGCGCCTGGTGCGCAGACCGACACCTTCGAGATATGCGTGGTGGGCGCGGGACCACGCGGCCTTTCCGTACTGGAGCGGCTCTGCGCCAACGAGCGGGCCGCACCCTCGCACGGCGCGGTGACCGTCCACCTCGTCGACCCGGCGCTGCCCGGAGCGGGCGCCGTCTGGCGCCCGGACCAGTCGCGGCACCTGCTGATGAACACCGTCGCCTCGCAGATCACCCTGTTCACGGACGGCAGTTCGCGGATCGACGGGCCCGTGGAGCCCGGGCCGACGCTCCACGAGTGGGCCCGGGACGTGGTGTCCCTGGCGGAGTGCGCCGGCGAGGACGACTGGGTGCTGCGCGAGGCGCGGGCGCTCGGCCCCGACGCGTACCCCACCCGCGCGTTCTACGGCCGCTACCTGCACGACTGCTACCGGCGCGTGCTGTCGGGCGCCCCCGCGCACCTCACCGTGCGGACGCACCGCTCGCGCGCCGTCGCGCTGGCGGACGCGCTCGGCGCGGCGGGCGGGCCGCAGAGCCTGCTGCTCGCCGACGGCACGCGGCTCGACGGGCTCGACGCCGTCGTCCTCGCCCAGGGGCACGTCCCCGCCCGGCCCACCGTCCCCGAGGCGCGCGCCGCCCACCTCGCCCGGCTGCACGGGCTCACCTACCTGCCGCCGGTCAACCCGGCCGACGCCGACCTGGACGGCGTCGAGCCAGGCGAACCCGTCCTGCTGCGCGGCCTGGGGCTCAACTTCTTCGACTACATGGCCCTGTTCACGGCCGGGCGCGGGGGCGCGTACGTCCGGGCGGAGGGCGGGGCTGTGGTGTACCGGCCGTCCGGGCGTGAACCGCGGCTGTACGCGTTCTCGCGGCGCGGCGTGCCCTACCACGCGCGCGGCGAGAACCAGAAGGGCGTCTCCGGGCGGTACTTGCCCCGGTTGCTCACCCCGGAGCGCATCGACGCGCTGCGCGCCCGCGCGCGGAGCGGTGAGCCGGTCCGTTTCACCGCCGACCTCTGGCCGCTGATCGCAGCCGAGGTGGAGAGCGTCTACTACGGCACCCTGCTGACGGCCCTGGGGCGGGACGCGGAACGCGCGGAGTTCACCGAGCGGTACCTGGCCGCCGGGACTCAGGGGGCCGGGGCCGGGGCCCAAGCGGCCGGGGAGCGCCAGGAACTCCTCGACGCCCACGGCATCGCCCCGCGCCACCGCTGGGACTGGGAGCGGCTCGCCGCCCCGCACAAGGGCCGGGACTTCGCCGACCGCGCGGAGTTCCGCCGCTGGCTGCTCGACCGGCTGCGGGCCGACGCGCGCGCGGCCCGCGAGGGGAACGTGGACGGCCCGCTCAAGGCGGCCCTGGACGTGCTGCGCGACCTCCGCAACGAGATCCGGCTCGCCGTCGACCACGCCGGGCTCGACGGCGCCTCCCACCGCGACGAGCTGGAACGCTGGTACACGCCGCTCAACGCCTTCCTCTCCATCGGCCCGCCCGCCTCCCGCATCGAGGAGATGGCCGCGCTCGTCGAGGCCGGCCTGCTGGAGGTGACCGGGCCCGGCACCGACGTACGCCTCGACCCGGCGGCCGGCACGTTCACCGCCTCGTCGCCGCTGGTGCCCGGGGAGCCCGTACGGGCCCGGGTGCTGATCGAGGCCCGGCTCCCCGAACCCGACCTGCGGCGCACCGAGGACCCGCTGCTCCGGCACCTGCTCGACACCGGGCAGTGTGCGCCGTACCGGATCCCGACGGCGGACGGGCCGGCGTACGAGACGGGCGGCCTCGCCGTCACCGAACGCCCGTACCGCGTCGTCGCCGCCGACGGCACCGCGCACCCGCGCCGCTTCGCCTACGGGGTCCCGACGGAGGCCGTCCACTGGGTCACGGCCGCCGGCACCCGGCCCGGCGTCGACTCGGTGACGCTCGCCGACGCGGACGCCATCGCCCGCACCGTGCTCGGGCTCACACCGGCGCTCGCGGCGCCGGAGGCGTCGGCGGCGTTCGCGGGGGTACCCGTCTGACGGGTGGGTTGCGCGGCGGAGGTCACCGGCCCGGCTCCGACGGGGGCCGGTGACCTCCGCCGCTGGGCTGTCCGGATCGGGAACATCCCTGATCCGTCAGCGATTTCATCTGATGTGGCACGCACCACCGCCTGATCCGCCTGATGCGTCGCCCACCGCCTGATGCGTCGCGCACCACCTGATGCGTCGCGCACCGCCTGATGCGTCGCGCACCGCCTGATGCGTCGCGCACCGCCTGATGCGTCGCGCACTGCCTGATGCGTCGCGCACCACCACCCACCCGCGAGGAGACTCGATGACCGCCCACGACCGGGACGCCCTCCACGACACCGGCCTGCTCTCCTCCGTACGGGCCGGCACCCCTGTGGAGGAGGCCACCGGCGACGCCGCCTGGGTGCGGGCCATGCTCGACGCGGAGGCGGCGCTGGCCCGGGCACAGTCCCGGCTCGGCACCGTGCCGCCGGAAGCCGCCCTGACCATCAGCGAGGCGGCCGGCGCGGCGCGCCTGGACGTCCGCGCGCTGGCGCTCGCGGCGCGCGAGACGGCCAACCCGGTGGTGGGGCTGGTCACCGCGTTCACCGCGGTGGTCGCGGAACGGGACCCGGCGGCGGCCGAGTACGTGCACCGGGGCTCGACCAGCCAGGACGTCTTCGACACGGGCGCCCTGCTGGTCGCCGCGCGGGCGCTGCGGCTGATCCACGCGGACCTGCTGCGGACCGCCGGCGCGCTCGGCCGGCTGGCCGCCGCGCACCGCGACAC is a window from the Streptomyces mobaraensis genome containing:
- a CDS encoding class-II aminoacyl-tRNA synthetase family protein, translated to MTGIDTRAARAADDLTAGGWALPAGAVGTHRFTPKFEAVIAGLQARLTALGGTEGPVWHPPVLSRSLIDRAEYAESFPHLLGSVNAMDEDADGVVLAPAACYPVYPGLADGTVGEQAHFDVAGYCYRHEATSELGRFRTFRMREFVTVGAEEPVTAWRNAWIERGEKLFAELGVAVEVKSATDPFFGPGGRLMRASQLEQDLKYEFVAKVSPEDPGTAIASANCHKDHLGARFAVRLPGGGTAHSACAAFGLERIALALINAHGDDLNDWPALAAALPTPGSPA
- a CDS encoding SDR family oxidoreductase — protein: MTHVPHHLVTGATGFVGGALVLELLARTDAEIHCVVRPRKDLSAEERLRSALTTAAASYGITDLDEAIATRCHPVEGDLTAEACGVDAAALPEVEQVWHVAASLAYEEHRREEILRDNLGGTRHVLELARALKSPTFNYVSTAYVAGDRTGFIPAERVGEGVVSNNAYEHSKIQAERAVYAAGFERTRIFRPSIVIGHSRTFAATSFTGLYGFVKGLQKARSEVRATLGDMLVFRPLRLRATEDALVNFIPVDHVVSAAVGVALADGPTDVYHLANTEQPTVGDTLAELCDQLAIKHPHYVDSTDEFTLIDERVDERVEFYRSYVNGTKDFDVANVQKLLGDDVLSHALPRERLAEFIGWYLEHHRARKGKNA
- a CDS encoding alpha/beta fold hydrolase, which gives rise to MKREGIESWDLAYDGKQDLHETEDGCKLYYEMRGESGPVVTFVSTIYVVSTAWRNFTGSLVDGHRLLTYDLRNQGASESKPADFARHADDLRSLLDGLGIEKTYLVGTSISTLICRDFAVAHPDRVAGLVLVGPPLSPKGSSRRRRIAKSWLNALETGGPRALFDLIYPLVFGEKAIAEGGSGAYLALRERFLAMNSTAQLAANLREALEADDKAELLERIPAPTLLLSGDDDFSTTESTLRNVAGLLKSAAVEIIEECGHLPYFERPDEFQDAIARFVASAEGGGFPETFVPRAVGALV
- a CDS encoding phosphopantetheine-binding protein, whose amino-acid sequence is MTDDILKRLVALLERVAAVELDGRPVTETGPDSLRALGLTSVRLMEFLVAVEDEFDLIWDDDVEEAVIGSLEGMARYIAEGAAVRAG
- a CDS encoding class I adenylate-forming enzyme family protein; translation: MTAETTKAKRPAFLTDYTPTRYRKRLTPLSRVPITGRIGEVWHLAAQRHPRNPVIVDRAPDVDREGPLERSYLQWAALVDDLASRLHALGVQEWDRVAVVKRNHLDVALLASAAARIGAVPALITDHHDARTLAVMLGRLEKPFLITDRQALERMGLDKEAVAELTEKTACVDDVPEDRPDVVSFDGLRGGPVVEPRLRAWEEPMVITHTSGTTGVPKLVLHSAESLYSLGLVEAERWPFFRLRDDDTVAFCEPYSHQRIITGLLPLATVAPKLVMMSDPLAPVVRELLVEHKPTFVETLPNAFLAWEELAQDPAKPFANVRVFVNSFDAIHTRTVRTFLAATERKLPVWVQSWSQTEAGAVAIRPYTRGSVKRRGHRPPPTQVLGWPVPGFGRLRAVDPDTGVPVRRGEVGLIQFSAPGRCLTYVGEKERHDLKREGHWWNLGDMAVINRLGAVRLIDREVDRIPGASALEIEDVLLDRLPRTTEVIVLAVAGGKPQPVYSSQFDQPVTEAQWRAATADLPEMAEPIHIRWEEFPRTATWKVRRVMLREQLLEDADGIGYGTWT
- a CDS encoding MFS transporter, with the translated sequence MTTQTESGGTAPGALEAGHPRRWLIVGAMSLCMFIAVMDNTVLTVALASIQKDLDASNASLQWSMDAYTLTFAALLLTAGLLGDRYGRRRVLVAGLVFFALVSAAGAWSGSAGQLIGWRAAMGVGAAVVPGCTMAVITTAVPRHERAKAIGLWSAAAGVGIAAGPIIGGALLEHFWWGSALLVNVPFVLVAIGLIVFCVPENRGGNSTARIDLPGVLLSTAATGALVFGIIEGGERSTLADAIVWVPLVASVLLYAVLAKVERRAANPAVDLGLLRRPRFAAGSGALAIIFFTAMGASFVVVFYLQILRGYSPLDSGLLMLPLAVGSMISAGVSDGLVKRFGAASAIAVGAVLMSAGLGLIGLLGASTPIWRFGAAQFVGGLGFGLAFSAAMAATVAMVPEEKAGAGSALANTARHVGSALGIAVLGAVLGAVYRHKLGDTTDPLPASVRDQAGDSLGSTAGALHEVTERARELQGARDAASQAELKELLPAVRSARTILDRAADAFLDALQTTMWLTAGIGLLSAVVALVWLRGAAAADAGTEAGAPAGSKDGESAAPATAAGDTSAV
- a CDS encoding FAD/NAD(P)-binding protein, yielding MAARAPGAQTDTFEICVVGAGPRGLSVLERLCANERAAPSHGAVTVHLVDPALPGAGAVWRPDQSRHLLMNTVASQITLFTDGSSRIDGPVEPGPTLHEWARDVVSLAECAGEDDWVLREARALGPDAYPTRAFYGRYLHDCYRRVLSGAPAHLTVRTHRSRAVALADALGAAGGPQSLLLADGTRLDGLDAVVLAQGHVPARPTVPEARAAHLARLHGLTYLPPVNPADADLDGVEPGEPVLLRGLGLNFFDYMALFTAGRGGAYVRAEGGAVVYRPSGREPRLYAFSRRGVPYHARGENQKGVSGRYLPRLLTPERIDALRARARSGEPVRFTADLWPLIAAEVESVYYGTLLTALGRDAERAEFTERYLAAGTQGAGAGAQAAGERQELLDAHGIAPRHRWDWERLAAPHKGRDFADRAEFRRWLLDRLRADARAAREGNVDGPLKAALDVLRDLRNEIRLAVDHAGLDGASHRDELERWYTPLNAFLSIGPPASRIEEMAALVEAGLLEVTGPGTDVRLDPAAGTFTASSPLVPGEPVRARVLIEARLPEPDLRRTEDPLLRHLLDTGQCAPYRIPTADGPAYETGGLAVTERPYRVVAADGTAHPRRFAYGVPTEAVHWVTAAGTRPGVDSVTLADADAIARTVLGLTPALAAPEASAAFAGVPV